From Cinclus cinclus chromosome 2, bCinCin1.1, whole genome shotgun sequence, one genomic window encodes:
- the CLN5 gene encoding ceroid-lipofuscinosis neuronal protein 5 → MDTARCSRLLLLVLLVLAPCVSGGLRWPVPYRRFDYRPKTDPYCQARYTFCPTGSAIPVMKEEDVIEVYRLQAPVWEFKYGDLLGHLKIMHDAVGFKSSLTGKNYTMEWYELFQLGNCTFPHLRPGMDAPFWCNQGAACFYEGIDDAHWKANGTLVLVTTISGAMFNDMAQWVKYDNETGIYYETWTVQASPDKKSTVWFDSYECSKFILRTYQKLADLGAVFKKIQTNYTSIILFSGEPIYLGNETSIFGPQGNKTLAAAIRDFYNPFKPHQSVREFFVDIFKIIDHVILNHQFYLFYNLEYWFLPMKSPYLKIIYEEVALPVGSKASFGI, encoded by the exons ATGGACACCGCTCGCTGCtcccggctgctgctgctggtgctgctggtgctggcgCCGTGTGTCTCCGGGGGGCTCCGCTGGCCCGTGCCCTACAG GCGCTTTGACTACCGTCCAAAAACTGATCCTTACTGCCAAGCTCGTTACACCTTCTGTCCCACTGGCTCTGCCATTCCAGTTATGAAAGAAGAGGATGTCATTGAAGTGTATAGATTACAGGCTCCAGTATGGGAATTCAAGTATGGGGACCTACTAGGACATTTG aaaattatGCATGATGCTGTGGGTTTCAAGAGCTCTCTAACAGGCAAAAACTACACAATGGAGTGGTATGAGCTCTTCCAGCTTGGGAACTGCACATTTCCACATCTACGGCCTGGCATGGATGCACCATTCTGGTGTAACCAGGGAGCTGCCTGCTTTTATGAAGGAATAGATGACGCACACTGGAAGGCAAATGGAACTTTAGTTCTTGTGACCACAATATCAG GAGCCATGTTTAATGACATGGCACAGTGGGTGAAATATGACAATGAGACTGGCATTTACTATGAGACCTGGACAGTtcaagcaagtcctgacaaaaAGTCAACGGTGTGGTTTGACTCTTACGAGTGCTCCAAGTTTATACTGAGAACCTATCAGAAGCTAGCTGATTTAGGAGCTGTATTTAAGAAGATACAAACAAACTATACAAGCATCATTTTATTCAGTGGAGAACCTATTTATTTGGGGAATGAAACATCTATTTTTGGACCACAAGGAAACAAGACACTGGCAGCAGCTATAAGAGACTTTTACAATCCATTTAAACCTCATCAGAGTGTCAGAGAGTTTTTTGtggatattttcaaaataattgatCATGTTATCTTGAATCATCAGTTTTACCTCTTCTACAACTTGGAATACTGGTTTTTACCTATGAAGTCCCCTTAtctcaaaataatttatgaagAGGTCGCTTTGCCTGTTGGAAGCAAAGCATCCTTTGGTATATGA